The following are from one region of the Tenacibaculum dicentrarchi genome:
- a CDS encoding TIGR01777 family oxidoreductase, whose protein sequence is MTKVLITGGTGLVGKQLQQVFKELNIDVAILSRNPKKENEFKWDISKKYIDKKAFENVTHIIHLAGAGIADKRWTIQRKEIIINSRVASANLLFNSVKELNIPLKGFISASGIGYYGAVTSGQVFTETDAPQNDFISKVCVEWEKSANQFNTLNIPVTILRTGVVLSKFGGALSKINTPLFLASLGNGTQYMPWIHIDDLCNLYVKATQKNEFTGIYNAVAPEHQTNKSFTKTLGKTIKKPMLFLNAPAFVLKFILGEMACILLKGSRVSAKKTAKKYAFKYPDLKSALFAIYQKNK, encoded by the coding sequence ATGACAAAAGTATTAATTACAGGAGGCACAGGTTTGGTGGGCAAACAACTGCAACAGGTTTTTAAAGAACTTAATATTGATGTGGCAATACTTAGCCGAAACCCTAAAAAAGAAAATGAATTTAAATGGGATATTTCAAAAAAATATATCGATAAAAAAGCTTTTGAAAACGTTACACATATTATTCATTTGGCAGGTGCAGGAATTGCCGATAAACGCTGGACAATCCAACGAAAAGAAATAATAATAAACAGCCGAGTAGCGTCTGCTAATTTACTTTTTAATAGCGTTAAAGAATTAAATATTCCGCTAAAAGGTTTTATTTCAGCTTCAGGAATTGGCTATTATGGCGCTGTTACTTCAGGGCAAGTTTTTACAGAAACTGATGCTCCTCAAAACGATTTTATATCAAAAGTTTGTGTTGAATGGGAAAAATCGGCAAATCAATTTAATACATTAAATATTCCTGTAACTATTTTAAGAACTGGCGTAGTACTTAGTAAATTTGGTGGCGCTTTATCAAAAATAAATACCCCTTTATTTTTAGCATCTTTAGGAAATGGCACGCAATATATGCCATGGATTCATATAGATGACTTATGTAATTTATATGTAAAAGCGACACAAAAAAATGAGTTTACAGGTATTTATAATGCCGTAGCTCCCGAACATCAAACCAATAAAAGTTTTACAAAAACACTTGGTAAAACTATAAAAAAACCGATGTTATTTTTAAATGCTCCTGCTTTTGTATTGAAATTTATTTTAGGCGAAATGGCGTGTATTTTATTAAAAGGAAGCCGAGTTTCTGCTAAAAAAACAGCTAAAAAATATGCGTTTAAATACCCTGATTTAAAATCGGCTCTATTTGCTATTTATCAAAAAAATAAATAG
- a CDS encoding DUF885 domain-containing protein: MKKIFLSVVAAATFLTSCKEEKQTNTQAVNQQKITNVKNTAFNTLLNQYNEGKLKLNPINATNAGDNRFNDQFPNTLSEAYQQKNTAFYTDFKTKLTKFKDTDLSESEQMSKAVLAWDCDMALAQNSFKNDALMPINQMWTINLTMGTFGSGSGAQPFKTVKDYQNWLGRLDGYYNWLETAIKNMQQGIKEGYVLPASLIKKVIPQFKTLAQATTTEHLFYTPISNFPSDFSDDDKKKLTKSYTNMLEAKLIPSFKLMHTFLQTDYLKAGRKTSGIDAIPNGKAYYAHAIKNYTTTQMTADQIHQLGLSEVARILSEMEKIKEQVGFKGSLKEFFDDVRSNKKLMPYTTPKQIIDNFNAIHAKMKPQLKKLFGNKPKTPFVVKQTEKFREASASAEYNAGSLDGTRPGVFYTPIPDATKYNVFSDEALFLHEAIPGHHYQISLTQENQDLPEFRKTLWYSAYGEGWALYTENLGKELGLYTDPYQYFGMLGMEMHRAIRLVVDTGMHTKGWSREKAIQYSLDNEAEGEASIISEIERYMANPGQALSYKIGQLKIRELRAKAKQELGAKFDIREFHNQVLETGCIPLALLENKINKWIIVTK; this comes from the coding sequence ATGAAAAAAATATTTTTATCCGTAGTAGCCGCCGCTACATTTCTAACTTCTTGTAAAGAAGAAAAACAAACAAATACTCAAGCAGTAAATCAGCAAAAAATAACAAATGTAAAAAACACCGCGTTTAACACATTATTAAACCAATATAACGAAGGGAAGTTAAAATTAAACCCAATTAACGCTACAAATGCAGGCGATAATCGTTTTAATGACCAATTTCCAAATACTTTGTCGGAAGCATATCAACAAAAAAACACGGCTTTTTATACCGATTTTAAAACAAAATTAACCAAGTTTAAAGATACTGATTTATCGGAAAGTGAGCAAATGAGTAAGGCTGTTTTAGCCTGGGATTGTGATATGGCACTAGCACAAAACAGCTTTAAAAACGATGCCTTAATGCCCATAAACCAAATGTGGACTATTAACTTAACCATGGGAACTTTTGGTAGTGGTAGCGGTGCACAGCCTTTTAAAACCGTTAAAGATTATCAAAATTGGTTAGGCAGATTAGACGGTTATTACAACTGGCTAGAAACGGCTATTAAAAACATGCAGCAAGGAATTAAAGAGGGTTATGTATTGCCAGCATCTTTAATTAAAAAAGTAATTCCGCAGTTTAAAACATTAGCTCAAGCAACAACAACCGAGCATTTATTTTATACGCCTATAAGCAATTTTCCTTCGGATTTTTCAGATGATGATAAAAAAAAACTAACCAAATCGTACACAAATATGTTGGAGGCAAAATTAATTCCTTCCTTCAAATTAATGCACACATTTTTACAAACCGATTATTTAAAAGCAGGTAGAAAAACAAGCGGAATTGATGCTATTCCTAACGGAAAAGCCTATTATGCCCACGCCATAAAAAATTATACGACCACACAAATGACCGCCGATCAAATTCATCAATTAGGTTTAAGTGAAGTTGCCCGTATTTTATCTGAAATGGAAAAAATAAAAGAGCAAGTAGGTTTTAAAGGAAGTTTAAAAGAATTTTTTGACGACGTTCGTAGCAATAAAAAATTAATGCCCTACACAACGCCAAAACAAATTATCGATAATTTTAATGCCATTCATGCCAAAATGAAACCGCAATTAAAAAAATTATTTGGTAACAAACCTAAAACACCATTTGTTGTAAAACAAACCGAAAAATTCAGAGAAGCATCAGCAAGTGCCGAATATAACGCAGGCTCTTTAGACGGAACACGTCCTGGCGTTTTTTACACACCAATTCCTGACGCTACAAAATACAACGTATTTTCAGACGAAGCTTTATTTTTACACGAAGCAATTCCTGGGCATCATTATCAAATTTCATTGACCCAAGAAAACCAAGATTTGCCCGAGTTCAGAAAAACCTTATGGTACAGCGCCTACGGTGAAGGCTGGGCTTTATACACCGAAAACCTAGGAAAAGAGCTTGGTTTATATACCGATCCTTATCAATATTTTGGGATGTTAGGCATGGAAATGCACCGAGCAATTCGCTTGGTTGTCGATACCGGAATGCACACCAAAGGCTGGAGTCGTGAAAAAGCAATTCAATATTCATTAGATAACGAAGCCGAAGGCGAAGCGAGTATTATTTCAGAAATTGAGCGCTATATGGCAAACCCAGGGCAAGCGTTATCGTATAAAATTGGGCAGTTAAAAATCAGAGAATTAAGAGCCAAAGCAAAGCAAGAATTAGGCGCTAAATTTGATATTCGTGAGTTTCATAATCAAGTTTTAGAAACGGGTTGTATTCCGTTGGCGCTACTTGAAAATAAAATTAACAAATGGATTATTGTGACTAAATAA
- a CDS encoding phospholipase D family protein, translated as MFINNAKCDIYIGKAAGKHLISDIQNAKKSIKIVSPYLSASLVKELIKLKAKKLNIELITSDNIEDFKNDSDKNIRKLIVQNKKKKGLSAKRWQAISQIIIFSIIGVLMTMLFAFYETENPLISIGFIPVIILCFVYRSFSKKITLKNTYRYSQLFPFKVYISPYKSKLSDSFIHSKIYIIDDKIAYVGSLNFTVSGLKNNYETSVRTKDSSAIKEIKKEFNQLFHHANLHEKDIQLWGAELYENKTTKNNPKKTA; from the coding sequence ATGTTTATTAACAATGCCAAATGTGATATTTATATAGGTAAAGCCGCAGGAAAACACTTAATTAGTGATATTCAAAACGCCAAAAAATCTATAAAAATTGTTTCCCCTTATTTATCTGCTTCTTTAGTAAAAGAGCTCATCAAATTAAAAGCTAAAAAACTAAATATTGAATTAATTACCTCCGATAATATTGAAGACTTTAAAAATGATTCCGATAAAAATATCCGTAAATTAATTGTTCAAAACAAAAAGAAAAAAGGGCTTTCAGCCAAAAGATGGCAGGCAATTTCTCAAATAATAATATTCAGTATTATTGGGGTACTAATGACCATGCTCTTTGCCTTTTATGAAACCGAAAATCCCCTAATTTCAATTGGTTTTATTCCCGTAATAATACTCTGTTTTGTTTACAGATCTTTTAGCAAAAAAATTACGCTAAAAAACACGTATCGCTACTCACAACTGTTCCCTTTTAAAGTGTATATATCACCTTATAAATCAAAATTAAGCGATTCTTTCATCCATAGTAAAATTTATATAATTGATGATAAAATAGCCTATGTAGGTTCGTTAAATTTTACTGTTAGTGGTTTAAAAAACAACTACGAAACAAGTGTTCGAACCAAAGATTCTAGCGCTATCAAAGAAATTAAAAAAGAGTTTAATCAGTTATTTCATCATGCTAATTTGCACGAAAAAGACATTCAACTTTGGGGTGCCGAATTATATGAAAATAAAACGACTAAAAACAATCCTAAAAAAACAGCTTAA
- a CDS encoding tRNA-binding protein: MQKNTSLTWDDFTKVEMRIGTIISADIFKEVKKPAYKMHIDFGEFGIKKTSAQITKLYTPEELIGNQIVAVTNFPEKQIANIMSQCLVLGAIGDNKEVTLISADKNIKNGTRIG, translated from the coding sequence ATGCAAAAAAACACATCATTAACTTGGGATGATTTTACCAAAGTAGAAATGCGTATTGGTACTATTATTTCTGCTGATATATTTAAAGAAGTAAAAAAACCCGCATATAAAATGCACATTGATTTTGGTGAATTTGGTATCAAAAAAACATCGGCACAAATAACCAAATTATATACGCCAGAAGAATTAATAGGAAATCAAATTGTAGCGGTTACCAACTTTCCTGAAAAACAAATAGCCAATATTATGAGCCAATGTTTAGTGCTAGGTGCTATTGGCGACAACAAAGAAGTAACGCTTATTTCTGCTGATAAAAACATTAAAAACGGCACACGAATCGGATAA
- a CDS encoding DUF2459 domain-containing protein gives MKLGKKIIKWILSFLLIPITYIIISLILSSITVNRILNNESAEKLIYLNTNGVHLDIVIPIENIDSLVLSGIKHEKSEKYLSFGWGDGNFYINTPTLSDLTFSNAFRALFLKSSTLMHVTRYKQKRSDWIEIKVNHSELQKLNSYLLNTFEINENGMKMILENKGYSSRDNFYRSKGSYSCFKTCNSWVNIGFKETGLKSCLWTPFDFGLLNKYQ, from the coding sequence ATGAAACTAGGGAAGAAAATAATTAAATGGATTTTATCTTTTTTATTAATTCCAATAACATATATAATTATTTCTTTAATTCTATCTTCAATAACAGTTAACAGAATTCTGAATAATGAAAGTGCTGAAAAACTGATTTATTTAAATACAAATGGAGTTCATTTAGATATTGTAATTCCAATAGAAAATATTGATAGCTTAGTATTATCAGGAATAAAACACGAAAAAAGTGAAAAATATTTATCTTTTGGCTGGGGAGATGGAAATTTTTATATCAACACACCAACTTTGAGCGATTTAACTTTTAGCAATGCTTTTAGAGCATTATTTTTGAAAAGTTCAACATTAATGCACGTAACTCGCTATAAACAGAAACGTTCAGATTGGATTGAAATAAAAGTAAATCACTCTGAATTACAAAAATTAAACAGTTATTTACTCAATACATTTGAAATTAATGAAAACGGTATGAAAATGATTCTTGAAAACAAAGGGTATTCATCAAGAGATAATTTTTATAGATCAAAAGGAAGTTATTCCTGTTTTAAAACCTGTAACAGTTGGGTAAATATTGGATTTAAAGAAACTGGATTAAAATCTTGTTTATGGACACCTTTTGATTTTGGGCTACTAAACAAGTATCAATAA
- the cysS gene encoding cysteine--tRNA ligase, with protein sequence MKLYQENQLKVYNSLSKSKELFKTVNDGYVGMYVCGPTVYSNAHLGNVRTFMFFDVVYRYLLHLGYKVRYVRNITDAGHLENDADEGEDRISKKARLEEIEPMEVVQKYTVDFHDVLKNYNFLPPSIEPTATGHIVEQIEMIKEIIEKGFAYEINGSVYFDVLKYNETGNYGILSGRNIEDAIHNTRVLDGQSDKKNPQDFALWKKADERHIMRWPSPWSDGFPGWHLECSVMSTKYLGEKFDIHGGGMDLKFPHHECEIAQSQTCSGVTPVNYWMHTNMLLLNSQKMAKSTGNFILPNEILTGENDVLPKAFSASVVRFFNMQANYRSILDFSGEALEASEKGHSKLMEAVNFLEKIEAGSSSTFDVQKWKKDCYNAMNDDFNTPVLISHLFEAVKTINQIKENNASLTQADLLEFTTTLNAFVFDVLGLMNQVTQGASSDKVNGVVELLIKLRKEARENKDWALSDQIRDELLALGVQLKDGKDGTSFSIN encoded by the coding sequence ATGAAATTATATCAAGAAAACCAATTAAAAGTATATAACTCTTTATCAAAAAGTAAAGAGCTTTTTAAAACTGTAAACGACGGATATGTAGGTATGTATGTGTGTGGACCTACGGTTTATAGCAACGCCCATTTAGGAAATGTACGAACGTTTATGTTTTTCGATGTGGTGTATCGTTATTTATTGCATTTGGGATATAAAGTGCGTTATGTACGTAATATTACCGATGCAGGGCATTTAGAAAATGATGCCGATGAGGGTGAAGATAGAATTTCTAAAAAAGCACGTTTAGAAGAAATTGAACCGATGGAAGTGGTTCAAAAGTACACCGTTGATTTTCATGATGTTTTAAAAAACTACAATTTTTTACCACCGAGTATTGAGCCAACGGCAACTGGGCATATTGTAGAGCAAATTGAAATGATTAAGGAAATTATCGAAAAAGGTTTTGCTTATGAAATAAATGGTTCGGTGTATTTTGATGTGTTAAAATATAATGAAACTGGTAATTACGGAATCCTTTCAGGACGAAATATTGAAGATGCCATTCATAATACCCGTGTTTTAGATGGGCAGTCTGATAAAAAAAATCCACAAGATTTTGCACTTTGGAAAAAAGCCGATGAGCGCCATATAATGCGTTGGCCTTCGCCTTGGAGTGATGGTTTTCCAGGTTGGCATTTAGAGTGTTCTGTGATGAGTACCAAGTATTTAGGTGAGAAATTTGATATTCACGGTGGTGGAATGGACTTAAAATTCCCACATCATGAATGTGAAATAGCACAATCGCAAACTTGTAGCGGTGTTACGCCTGTAAATTATTGGATGCACACCAATATGTTGTTGTTAAATAGCCAGAAAATGGCAAAATCAACAGGTAATTTTATTTTACCTAACGAAATTTTAACAGGAGAAAATGACGTTTTACCAAAGGCATTTTCGGCAAGTGTGGTTCGTTTTTTTAATATGCAAGCCAATTACAGAAGTATCCTAGATTTTTCAGGTGAAGCCTTAGAAGCATCAGAAAAAGGACATTCAAAATTAATGGAAGCGGTAAACTTCTTAGAAAAAATTGAAGCAGGAAGTTCTTCTACTTTTGATGTTCAGAAATGGAAAAAAGACTGTTATAACGCCATGAATGACGATTTTAATACGCCTGTATTAATTTCTCATTTATTCGAAGCGGTAAAAACAATCAATCAAATAAAAGAAAATAATGCTAGTTTAACCCAGGCTGATTTATTAGAATTTACAACCACTCTAAACGCTTTTGTTTTTGATGTTTTAGGATTGATGAATCAAGTAACACAAGGAGCTTCTTCGGATAAAGTAAACGGCGTTGTCGAATTGTTAATTAAGCTACGAAAAGAAGCACGTGAAAACAAAGATTGGGCATTATCTGACCAAATTCGTGATGAATTATTAGCCTTAGGTGTTCAGCTAAAAGATGGAAAAGACGGAACAAGTTTTTCAATCAATTAA
- the yidD gene encoding membrane protein insertion efficiency factor YidD, with translation MKKILTYPFILLVRFYQTAISPFTPASCRYSPTCSGYTIEALQKHGVFYGGYLALKRIFSCHPWGGSGYDPVPEKSVSKKENK, from the coding sequence TTGAAAAAAATTTTAACATATCCGTTTATACTTTTGGTGCGGTTTTATCAAACAGCAATTTCACCATTTACACCGGCTAGTTGCCGATATTCGCCAACCTGTTCGGGTTACACCATTGAAGCCTTGCAAAAACACGGCGTATTTTATGGCGGTTACTTGGCTTTGAAAAGAATTTTTAGCTGTCATCCGTGGGGAGGAAGCGGGTATGACCCTGTGCCAGAAAAGTCTGTGTCAAAAAAAGAAAATAAATAA
- the lgt gene encoding prolipoprotein diacylglyceryl transferase has product MNFLSIVWDLDPEIIKIGSFGIRWYSLMFVAVFVLGLHLMKKIFINDNIAVEKLDPLFMYVFVSMLVGMRLGDVFFYSWDYYQHHLLEIFLPMKEQEGASTLFGLIKGWRFTGFTGFASHGAAIGIPIALYFYAKKHLQKSWLFILDRLGIIVALAGFFIRLGNFFNSEIYGKPTGSTFGVIFKRAGETVACHPTQLYEAFSYLALFFALWHFYWKTDKKKQEGFLFGLFMVVLWSLRFFIEFLKKAQVDSREDWVLNSLNTGQVLSIPLVLIGVWLMFRKSK; this is encoded by the coding sequence ATGAATTTTTTATCCATCGTATGGGATTTAGATCCTGAAATTATAAAAATAGGTAGCTTCGGTATTCGTTGGTATAGCTTAATGTTTGTAGCTGTATTTGTATTAGGGCTTCATTTAATGAAGAAAATTTTTATAAATGATAATATTGCTGTCGAAAAATTAGACCCATTATTTATGTACGTTTTTGTTTCGATGTTGGTCGGAATGCGTTTGGGAGATGTGTTTTTTTATAGCTGGGATTATTATCAACATCATTTATTAGAGATATTTTTACCGATGAAAGAGCAAGAAGGCGCTTCTACATTATTTGGCTTGATAAAAGGCTGGAGATTTACAGGTTTCACAGGTTTTGCAAGTCATGGCGCGGCCATTGGTATTCCGATAGCTTTGTATTTTTATGCTAAAAAACATTTGCAAAAATCTTGGTTATTTATTTTAGATAGATTAGGAATTATTGTTGCTTTGGCAGGTTTTTTCATTCGATTAGGGAACTTTTTTAATTCGGAAATTTACGGAAAACCAACAGGAAGCACTTTCGGCGTTATTTTTAAAAGAGCAGGTGAAACTGTGGCGTGTCATCCAACGCAATTATATGAAGCGTTTAGTTATTTAGCCTTGTTTTTTGCTTTGTGGCATTTTTATTGGAAAACAGATAAAAAGAAGCAAGAAGGATTTTTATTCGGATTGTTTATGGTTGTTTTATGGTCGCTACGTTTCTTTATCGAATTTTTGAAAAAAGCACAAGTTGATAGCCGAGAAGATTGGGTTTTAAACTCTTTAAACACAGGGCAAGTATTAAGTATTCCACTTGTTTTAATAGGTGTTTGGCTGATGTTTAGAAAATCGAAATAA
- the pip gene encoding prolyl aminopeptidase — MTSEKNIKSYKSGYFPVSHGHELYFELYGNPKGIPVIFLHGGPGAGFGDKDKQFFDPERYNVLFFDQRGTSKSKPFGSIENNTTQLLLQDINALLDYVNFDKVYVFGGSWGSTLSLVYAIHHPERVLGLIIRGIWLANTYAFDHYIGGGIKEFFPDVWNRFNKLVPKGENPVDYYLKMMTCDDEEISNKYAYEWAYYEMSFYTINKITDTEEVLKTFSYKSMAILEAHYIKNNCFISEDFIMNNIDKIKDIKTAIVHGRYDFICTPVQAFRLHDALNNSKLNIENAGHSSSDEQNKIALISELKRITS; from the coding sequence ATGACATCAGAAAAAAATATTAAATCCTATAAATCGGGATATTTCCCTGTTTCTCACGGACACGAACTTTATTTTGAATTATATGGAAATCCAAAAGGGATTCCTGTAATTTTTTTACACGGTGGTCCAGGAGCTGGTTTTGGCGATAAAGACAAGCAATTTTTTGACCCAGAACGCTATAATGTACTTTTTTTCGACCAACGAGGAACTTCAAAAAGTAAGCCTTTTGGAAGCATCGAAAACAATACAACACAACTTCTTTTACAAGATATTAATGCTTTATTAGATTATGTAAATTTTGATAAAGTCTATGTTTTTGGCGGTTCTTGGGGAAGCACACTTTCGCTTGTCTATGCAATTCATCATCCAGAGCGCGTTTTAGGATTGATTATTCGAGGAATTTGGTTGGCAAATACATATGCTTTTGACCATTATATTGGCGGTGGAATTAAAGAGTTTTTTCCTGATGTTTGGAATCGTTTTAATAAATTAGTTCCTAAAGGCGAAAACCCTGTGGATTATTATTTAAAAATGATGACCTGCGATGATGAAGAAATCAGCAATAAATATGCCTATGAATGGGCATATTACGAAATGTCATTTTACACTATCAATAAAATTACCGATACCGAAGAAGTTTTAAAAACATTTTCGTACAAATCAATGGCGATTTTAGAAGCGCATTATATCAAAAATAATTGTTTTATTTCGGAAGATTTTATCATGAATAATATTGATAAAATAAAAGATATTAAAACGGCAATTGTTCACGGACGCTACGATTTTATTTGTACGCCAGTTCAAGCTTTCAGATTGCACGATGCGTTAAATAATTCGAAATTAAATATTGAAAATGCAGGACATTCTTCTTCGGATGAACAAAATAAAATCGCTTTAATTTCTGAATTAAAAAGAATTACTTCTTAA